A window of the Callospermophilus lateralis isolate mCalLat2 chromosome 7, mCalLat2.hap1, whole genome shotgun sequence genome harbors these coding sequences:
- the Gstm3 gene encoding glutathione S-transferase Mu 3: MSSTSSMVLGYWDIRGLAHAIRLLLEFTDTSYEEKRYICGEAPDYDRSQWLDVKFKLDLDFPNLPYLMDGNNKITQSNAILRYIARKHNMCGDTEEEKIRVDIMENQIMDFRMQLIRLCYNSDHEKMKPQYLEQLPGQLKLFSLFLGKYSWFAGEKLTFVDFLTYDVLDQNRMFEPKCLDEFPNLKAFMCRFEALEKIAAYLQSDRFFKMPVNNKMAKWGNKCIC, translated from the exons ATGTCGTCCACGTCGTCTATGGTTCTGGGTTATTGGGATATTCGCGGG CTGGCGCATGCGATCCGCCTGCTTCTGGAGTTCACGGATACATCCTATGAGGAGAAACGGTACATTTGCGGGGAAG CTCCTGACTATGATCGAAGCCAATGGCTGGATGTGAAGTTCAAGCTAGACCTGGACTTTCCTAAT CTTCCCTATCTCATGGATGGGAACAACAAGATCACCCAGAGTAATGCCATCTTGCGCTACATTGCTCGCAAACACAACATGT GTGGTGATACCGAAGAAGAAAAGATTCGAGTAGACATCATGGAGAACCAAATAATGGATTTCCGCATGCAACTGATTCGCCTCTGCTACAACTCTGATCAT GAAAAAATGAAGCCTCAGTACTTGGAACAGCTACCTGGACAACTGAAACTATTCTCCTTGTTCCTGGGGAAATACTCGTGGTTTGCAGGGGAAAAG CTTACCTTTGTGGATTTTCTCACCTATGATGTCTTAGACCAGAACCGTATGTTTGAGCCTAAGTGCCTGGATGAGTTCCCAAATCTGAAGGCTTTCATGTGCCGCTTTGAG GCCTTGGAGAAAATAGCTGCCTACTTGCAGTCTGACCGCTTCTTCAAGATGCCCGTCAATAACAAGATGGCCAAGTGGGGCAACAAGTGTATATGCTGA